The genomic stretch CTCCGGCGGCGAGGCTTCGCTGATGGCGGATGCCGCCGTCGGCCGCAGGGTCGAATTCGCCTCTCTGGGGCCACAGCAATTGCCGCGCCTGCGCCGAGCCCTCGGCGAGATGGTGGCGCTTGCCAATCCGCTCGATTACCACACCTTCGTCTGGGGTGATCTCGTCCGTCAGACGGAAGCCTTCAGCGCCATGTTCGAGGGCGGCTGCGCGCTCAATCTTGTGGTTCTCGATTTTCCCCGCAGCGACCGGTGTGATGCATCCGAGTGGACGACGACGACAGACGCGGTCATCGCAGCAGCGTCCGCAACCGGTGCATTGGCCGGCGTGCTCGCGACCCTTCCCGAGAACATGCCGGAGCCTGTTGCCGAGCGGCTGATGGCTAATGGCATTGTCGCCTTCTCGGGTATCGACGAAGCCATCACCGCGGCGGAAGTCGCCGCTGGGATCGGCGAGGCCTGGAATGATCCGGCACCCCTGCCGCTGCTCAACGTCGTCCCCGTTGATGGCGAGCTCGATACGCTGTCGGAAGCCGACGCGAAGCTCGAGCTTGCCGCCTGCGGCCTCCCTGTTCCCCGGGGGCTGCAGGCTTTTTCTCCTCATGAAGCCGCCGAGCAGGCCGAGCGGCTCGGTTTTCCTGTCGTGCTGAAGGGGCTCGGCATCGCCCATAAGACCGAGGCCGGGGCTGTCGTGCTCGACCTCAGGGACCCGGAGGCGGTGTCGACTGCGGCGGCGGCTATGGTCGCGAATGGCGGTTATCTCATCGAGAAGATGATCGATCCGCCGGTCGCGGAGCTCATCGTAGGCGCCAGTCGCGATCCCGTCTTCGGATTGTCGCTGACGTTGGGAGCGGGCGGAATCTTCGTGGAATTGCTCGAAGATTCCGTCATACTGCCGCTTCCGGCGACGAAAGCCGATATTCGCGCGGCGATTTCCCGCCTGAAAATCGCAAAGCTCATTCATGGCTATCGTGGCCGGCCGCGCGGCGATCTTGGAGCTACCATCGACGCTGTCGCAGCTACGGCAGAATATGTCGTACAGAATGCGGTGCGCCTGGAGGAACTGGACCTTAATCCCTTGATGGTTCTTCCCGAAGGGCGCGGTGTTGTTGCAGTCGATGCTCTGATACGGCGAAGGAGGTAGCACAGGTTTGAGCGACCACATTCGTACACGACGTGACGGCGGTATATTGGAAGTCGTCATCGACCGGCCGAAGGCGAACGCCATCGACCTTGCGACCAGCCGCGCCATGGGATTGATCTTCCGGGATTTCCGCGACGACCCTGACGTGCGCGTCGCCATCGTCACGGGTGCGGGCGAGAAGTTTTTCTGCGCCGGATGGGATCTGAAGGCGGCGGTATCAGGGGATGCGGTCGACGGCGATTACGGTGTGGGCGGCTTCGGCGGGCTGCAGGAATTGCGTGACCTCAACAAGCCTGTCATCTGTGCCGTCAACGGCATCTGTTGCGGCGGCGGACTGGAGATTGCACTCTCAACAGACCTGATCCTCGCCGCCGAACATGCGACCTTCGCCCTGCCGGAAATCCGCTCGGGCACGGTGGCCGATGCAGCCTCGATCAAGCTACCGAAGCGCATCCCCTACCATATTGCCATGGACATGCTTTTGACCGGTCGCTGGCTCGATGTCCATGAAGCTCATCGCTGGGGTTTCGTCAATGAGGTCCTGCCGGCCGAGCGAGTGATGGCGAGAGCCTGGGAGCTTGCCCGCCTGCTCGAAAGCGGGCCGCCGCTCGTCTATGCGGCGATCAAGGAAATCGTGCGCGAAGCGGAGGGGTCGACGTTCCAGACTGCTATGAACAAGATCACCAAACGGCAGTTCGCGACCGTCGACAGGCTCTATTCGAGCGAAGACCAATTGGAAGGCGCGCGGGCTTTCGCGGAGAAGCGAAGCCCCATTTGGAAAGGACAATAACAGGCGGCAGCAACCGCAATGTTTTCCCGCATGATGCGGGCACCGGAGGTGGAGAGGAAACCGCCTTCGATCCTGCCCGGAAGTTCTGTCAACGCACCACAAAGAAGGAACTGGGGAATGAACGACTACACGAAATATCTTGCAAGCCGCGTCACTGCCGGCGGGCTCAGCCGCCGTGAATTCATGGGACGCGCCATGGCGGCGGGCATCACACTTGCCGTCGCCGACAAGCTCTTCACCGAAAGTGCTGAAGCCGCTGAACCGAAGCGCGGCGGTCATCTGAAGCTCGGCCTCGAAGGCGGTGCTGCAACCGATTCCAAGGACCCGGCGAAATTCCTGTCGCAGTTCATGTTCTGCGTCGGCCGCTGCTGGGGCGACATGCTGGTCGAATCCGACCCGCTGACGGGGGCGGCCGTGCCGGCGCTCGCCGAATCCTGGGAGCCGTCGAAGGACGCCGTCACCTGGACCTTCAAGATCCGCAAGGGTGTCAAGTTCCACGATGGCAAGGAACTGACGATCGACGACGTCGTCGCGACGCTGAAACGCCACACCGACGCAAAGTCGGAATCCGGCGCGCTCGGCGTGCTCGGGTCGATCAAGGAGATCAAGGCTGACGGCGGCAACCTCGTCCTGACGCTGAGCGAAGGCAATGCCGACATGCCGCTGCTACTGTCGGACTACCATCTGGTCATCCAGCCGAATGGCGGCGTTGACGATCCGCTGGCCTCGATCGGCACTGGTCCTTACAAGCTCGTGAGCTTCGAGGCGGGCGTTCGCGCCACCTTCGAAAAGAACAAGGACGACTGGCGCACCGACCGGGGTTATGTCGATTCGATCGAGATCATCGGCATGAACGATGCAACCGCCCGCATCGCCGCGCTTTCGTCCGGCCAGGTGCACTATATCAACCGCGTCGATCCGAAGACGGTCAACCTCTTGAAACGCGCGCCGAATGTCGAAATCCTGTCGACCGCCGGCCGCGGCCACTATGTCTTCATCATGCATTGCGACAAGGCGCCGTTCGACAACAACGATCTGCGCCTGGCGCTCAAATACGCCATGGACCGCGAGACCATGGTGCAGAAGATCCTCGGCGGCTACGGCAAGGTCGGTAACGACTTCCCGATCAACGCCACCTATGCGCTCTTCCCCGAAGGCATCGAGCAGCGCACCTACGATCCCGACAAGGCTGCCTTCCACTACAAGAAGTCAGGCCATAGCGGCTCGGTCCTTCTGCGCACCTCGGAAGTCGCCTTTCCCGGCGCCGTCGATGCGGCCGTCCTCTATCAGGAAAGCTGCAAGAAGGCCGGCATCGAGATCGAGGTCAAGCGCGAGCCGGGCGACGGCTACTGGACCAATGTCTGGAACGTTCAGCCCTTCTCGACCTCCTACTGGGGCGGCCGTCCGACGCAGGACCAGATGTATTCCACCGCCTACCTCTCCACGGCGGACTGGAATGACACCAAGTTCAAGCGTCCTGACTTCGACAAGCTCTTGCTGCAGGCCCGCTCCGAACTCGACGAAGCCAAGCGTAAGGAGCTGTACCGCACCATGGCGATGATGGTGCGCGACGAGGGCGGCGTGATCCTTCCGATGTTCAACGACTTCGTGAACGCCTCCACCAAGCAGGTGAAGGGTTATGTCCACGATATCGGCAACGACATGTCGAACGGCTATGTCGCAACGCGCGTCTGGTTGGACGCCTGATGGCAAAGGGGCACCTGCCCCTCCGATCTCCAACTTAGCCTGGACCGTGGGATGCAACCCGCGGTCCTCCCGCCGTTTTAGCGCGAGGTCCTCGCCATGACCAATCCTGCCCCCAGCATCTTGCCCGGGCTCGGGTTCCGGCAGCGTTTTCCGCTGCTGGCCCTCATCCTCGAGCGCTTCGTGCTCAGTCTCGTCCTGCTTATCGCGGTCTCTGTCCTGATCTTCGGCGGCCTGGAAGCCCTACCCGGCGATTTCGCCACAACCTATCTCGGCCAGTCGGCGACGCCGCAGGCGGTTGCCAATATCCGCCAGGACTTGGGGCTCGATCGCCCGGTCACGACGCGGTATGTCGAGTGGCTCGGCAACGCCGTCCAGGGTGACTTCGGCACCTCCTGGGCCAGCAAGAATTCGGTCAGCGAACAGATCGGCAAGCGTCTCGGCAATTCGCTCTTCCTGGCCGGTTTTGCAGCGGTGATATCGGTTCCGCTCGCCATCGGGCTCGGCATGCTGTCGGTACATTTTCGCAACCGCATGCCGGATAAGATCATCAACGTGATCTCGCTGGCGGCGATCTCGCTGCCGGAATTCTTCATCGGCTACCTCTTGATCCTCTTCTTCGCCGTCAAGTTCGGCATGGCGACCTTCCCGGCGACCGTCTATGACAGCATGGGTTTCGTCGAGCGATTGAAGGCGATCGCGCTGCCGACGGCGACCTTGGTGCTCGTCGTGCTCGCCCACATGATGCGCATGACTCGGGCGGCGATCCTCTCCGTCATGTCGTCGGCCTATATGGAGACCGCGGAGCTGAAGGGCCTCAGCGCCTTCCGTTCGATCGTCAAGCATGCCGCTCCCAATGCGCTGGCGCCGATCATCAATGTCGTCGCATTGAACCTCGCCTATCTCGTTGTCGGCGTCGTTGTCGTCGAGGTCGTCTTCGTCTATCCCGGCATGGGGCAATATATGGTCGATGCGGTGACGGTTCGCGATATGCCTGTCGTGCAGGCGTGCGGCCTGATCTTCGCGGCCGTTTATATCTTCCTCAACATGACGGCCGATATCCTCGCGATCATCGCCAATCCCCGCCTGAGGCATCCGAGATGAGATTGAGAGACATCCCCATCACCGCCTGGATCGGCATGATCGGCATCGCCATCGCCTTCATCTTCGCTCTCTTTGCGCCCTGGATCGCCCCCTATGGCGAAACCCAGGTCGTCGGCGACGTTTGGGCGCCTGCCGACGCTAATTACGTCTTCGGCCTCGACAATCTCGGCCGCGATATCCTCTCGCGCCTGATCTACGGCGCGCGCACGACGCTGATGGTTGCCTCCGCCGCCACCATCATCTCCTTTTCGCTCGGCGTCATCCTGAGCTTCACCGCAGCGGTGTCGCGCGGCATTGTCGACACGGTGTTTTCGCGCTTCAACGATCTGATGATGTCGATCCCGACGCTGATCTTCGCGCTCGTGGTGCTCGCTGTTCTGCCGCAAAACATGATCGTCCTCATCCTCGTGATGGCGATCCTGGATTCCACCCGCGTCTATCGTCTCGGCCGTGCCGTGGCGCTCGATGTCGCGGTGATGGAATTCGTGGAGGCGGCGAAGCTGCGCGGAGAAGGCAAGCTCTGGATCATCTTCCGCGAAATTCTGCCGAACACGCTGTCGCCGCTGCTTGCCGAATTCGGGCTGCGCTTCGCCTTCTCGATCCTGTTCCTCTCCACCCTGTCCTTCCTCGGCCTCGGCATTCAGCCGCCGGCGGCCGATTGGGGTGGCATGGTCAAGGACAACAAGGACGGCATCATCTTCGGCATCTCGGCCGCGCTGGTGCCCGGCACGGCGATCGCCGTGCTCGCCGTCTGCGTCAATCTCGTCGTCGATTGGCTCCTGAAACGCACATCCAGCCTCAAGGGAGGGCGCGGCGATGCCTGAGCTTCTTTCCGTCCGCAATCTGAAAATCGAAGCTACCAGCTATCCGCCGGGCGAACCGCCCAAGCGCGTGACGATCGTCGACGGAGTTTCGTTCGATCTCCAGAAAGGCAAGGTCCTCGGCCTGATCGGGGAATCGGGCGCCGGCAAGTCGACGATCGGCCTCTCCGCACTGGCCTATGGCCGGGGCGGAGCCGAAATCACCGGCGGCGAGGTGCGGCTCGACGGCGCCGATATCCTGGCGCTCGGCAAGAGCGGCATCCGGAAAATCCGCGGCGCGCGGGTCTGCTATGTCGCGCAATCGGCGGCCGCCGCCTTCAATCCGGCGCACAGGCTAGGCGACCAGGTGATCGAGGCGTCGGTCAAGCATGGTCTGATGAGCAAGGACCAGGCGCTCAAGCGAGCGTTTTATCTGTTCCGCGTGCTCGGCCTGCCCAATCCGGAAACCTTCGGCGAGCGCTTCGCCCATCAGGTCTCCGGCGGTCAGTTGCAGCGGGCGATGACGGCGATGGCGCTCTGCTCCAACCCCGAACTGATCGTCTTCGACGAGCCGACGACGGCGCTCGACGTCACCACGCAGATTGACGTGCTGGCGGCAATCAAGCATGCGATCGAGGAAACGCACACCGCCGCCCTCTATATCACCCACGACCTCGCCGTCGTCGCCCAGATCTCGGACGACATCATGGTTCTGCGCCACGGCAAACAGGTCGAATATGGCAGCGTCCGGCAGATCATCGAGGCGCCGCGGGAAGACTATACGCGCGCCCTCGTCAATGTCAGGCAGGCCTACCGCGAGGAAGCTGCCGATCAGTCCACGGCACTTCTCAAGGTCGAGAATGTCAGCGCCGAATATTCCAACGGCTTCAAGGTGCTGCACGATGTCTCGCTGCATGTGCCGCGGGGGCAGACGCTCGCCGTCGTCGGCGAATCCGGCTCGGGCAAGTCGACGCTGGCGCGCGTCATCACCGGCCTGCTGCCACCGAGCAGCGGCCGGATCGTCTTCGACGGCAGGCCGCTGATGCCCGGCCTCAAGAGCCGGCCGAACGACGACCTCAGACGCATCCAGCTGATCTATCAGATGGCAGATACGGCGATGAATCCGCGCCAGACTGTCCGCGATATCATCGGCCGCCCGCTGACCTTCTATTATGGCCTGAGAGGCCGCGAGAAGACCGCCCGGGTGAAGGAATTGCTCGACCAGATCGAAATGGGCAACGGCTTTATCGATCGTTACCCGGCCGAACTCTCAGGTGGCCAGAAGCAGCGCGTGGCGATTGCAAGAGCCCTTGCCGCCAAGCCGGAACTCATCCTCTGCGACGAACCGACCTCGGCCCTCGATCCGCTGGTGGCAGAGGGCATTCTCAAGCTCCTCCTGCGCCTGCAGGAGGAAGAGCAGCTTTCCTACGTCTTCATTACCCACGACATCGCGATCGTCCGGGCGATTGCCGATAGCGTCGCGGTGATGCATCGCGGCAAGCTGGTGCGCTTCGGCCCGAAATCGACGGCGCTGTCGCCGCCCTTCGACGATTATACCGACCTGTTGTTGAAATCGGTGCCGGAGATGGAAATCGGCTGGCTGGAACGCGTGCTCGCCACGCGACGCATGGAAAGCGCCGGACACTGAGAGGAAGAGCATGGTTTCGCGCGGTTTCACCACCATCGAGAACGAATGGATCACGCTGAAGGACGGGACACGGCTGGCCGCGCGCATCTGGATGCCTGACGGTACGGAGCAGGATCCAGTTCCCGCCGTCTTCGAATTTCTGCCCTATCGCAAGCGGGATGGAACGAGTCCCAGGGATGAGTCCACCTATCCGGTCTTCGCAGCCGCGGGCATTGCCGGCGTGCGCGTTGATATCCGCGGGTCCGGCGAGTCCGACGGCGTCATCGATGGCGAATATACCGAGCGCGAGCTTGCCGATGCCTGCGAGCTGATCGCCTGGATCGCCGCACAGCCGTGGTCGAACGGCTCGGTTGGTATGATGGGCATTTCATGGGGCGGCTTCAACAGTCTCCAGGTCGCAGCATTGCGCCCGCCGGCGCTGAAGGCCGTCATCTCCATCGCCTCGACCGTCGACCGGTATAATGACGATATTCACTACAAGAATGGCTGCCATCTCTCCGCCCAGCTCTCCTGGGCAGCGACGATGCTTGGATACCAGTCGCGCCCGCCCGATCCGGCCCTGGCCGGCGAGCGCTGGAAGGAGATGTGGCTGGAACGCCTGGCAGGCGAACCCTTTTTCATGGAGGCGTGGCTCGCCCATCAGCGGCGCGACGATTTCTGGCGCCACGGCTCGATCTCCGAGGATTTTTCGAACGTGGAGATCCCGGCGCTCGTCATCGCCGGCTGGGCGGATGGTTATCGCAATACGCCTCTGATGGCGGTCGAAGGTCTCGGGGAAAAAGCAAAAGCGCTGATCGGCCCGTGGGTCCACAAATATCCGCATTTCGCCTGGCCGAAGCCGCGGGCGGATTTCCATGGCGAGGCGATCGCCTGGTGGAACAAATGGCTGCGCGGCGAGGACAATGGAAGCAACGACCTGCCACAGGTCCGCGCCTATATCCTCGATGCCATCCGCCCCGCCCCCCGCCGCGACAGCGATCCCGGTTTCTGGATCGGCAAGGACGCCTGGTCGCCGCCGCGGATGCAATGCTTCTATGTCGAGCAATTCGGCAAGCTGACGGAAGGCATGCCGATCCCGCATGCGCCCGAGCATGCCGTCTATCTCCATTCTCCCCTCGACACCGGCACGGCATCGGGAGAATATTTCACGCTGAAGCCCGACGCCGAAATGGCGGGCGATCAGCGTGGGGACGATGCCGGCTCACTGGTCTTCGAGACGATGCCGCTTGCCGGGGACTGCGATTGCCTCGGCCGGCCGGTATTGACACTCGCGCTGCGCGCCCGCGCGACAGGCGGCAATCTCTGCGCCCGGCTGGTTGACGTTCACCCGGACGGAACGGCGATGCGCGTCGCCTTCGGCGTCGTCAATCTCACCCATCGCGACGGCAATGCCGACCCCAAGCCGCTCTCGCCGGGCGAGAAGGTATCGATCCGGCTCGTGCTCGATGGCTGCGGTTATCGCTTCCGCAAGGGCCATCGCATCCGCCTTTCGCTTTCGACCGCCTATTGGCCGGTGATCCTGCCGCCGCCTGATGACCAAGGGCTCGAGGTCGATATCGCCTCGCTTGGCCTGGGGCTGCCCTTGCTCGGTGAACACAGCAGGATCGACATCAAGGAACCGGCCAATCCCGATCCGCTGCCTCAATATATCGAGCACGTGGGCGCCGCGACGAAGCGGCAGGTCGTCCGTGATCTTTCAGAAAACCGAACGGACTACCGCATCCACGAGGATACAGGACTTTACGAACATCCCGAGACCGGCCTGTCGACACGGCAATTGCGCGAAGAAGTCTGGTCGATTTCGCCGGATGATCCGCTGTCGATGACCGGCACGTCGACCTGGACCTGCGACATGCACAGACCCGGCTGGTTCGTGCGCACCGTAGCGACCGCGCGGATGGCGTGCACCGAAACCGATTGGGTCGTCAGCGCCGTCGTCACCGCATTCGAGGATGATGTGCAGATCTTCGAAAAGATCTTTGCCGAAAAGCGGATCGCGCGCGACCTGATGTGATCGTCAGGGTGCCGCGAAATGCCGAACCGCCTCGCAGACGGCGTGAAAGCCGTCGCGCGCGCCTTCACTCATGTGACGGGCGCGCAGCCAGGCATGCACCATCTGCGGCTCCTCCCGAAACGAGACCTCGACACCCTCCGCTGCGAGCCGGGCCGCATACTGGCGGCCGTCGTCTCTCAAAGGATCGAAGTGCGCGACGGTGATGTAGGTGGGCGGCAGTCCGGCTAGCGACGACGCATTCAGCGGCTCGGCGATCTCGGCGCCTGCCGGTGCCTGCAGCATCTCGCGGTAATAGGCGACATCGGCCGTCGTCAGGCCAGGGGCCGCGGCCATTTCGACATAGGAGCCTGCGGCCAGGTCTCCGCCGAGCGCCGGGTAGATCAGAACCTGGCCGACGACGCCGGGCAGGCCTTCGTCGCGTGCGCGCAATGCAAGGCCCGCCGCAAGATTGCCGCCGGCGCTGTCGCCGATCACTACGACCTTGTTGTTGGCGGAAAGCAGATGCTTCAACACCGCGAAGCCGTCATCCGTCTGCGCCGGCCAGCGATATTCCGGGGCCAGCCGATAATCGACCGAAACCAATTCCGCACCGGCAGAATCGGCGATCTCGGCGCAGATGGCATGATGGCTTTCGAGCGACCCGACAACGAAGCCACCGCCATGAAGATAAAGAAGAACGGTGCGCGTGTTGATTTTCCGCGGACGGTAGCGCCGGATCGGGATGCGCTGGACCATGCCATCCGCAAAGATCATATCAGGAGGCATCGGGCGGTCGAACCGCGCACAAAGCGCGTCGTACCAGTTCCGTTGCTGTTCGACCGAGGCTCCGACGGCGTCGGCGGGATAGAAACTATCGCAAATCTCGAGAAACTGCAGGATGCCTTTTTCGGTAGGGGCAGGCGATGGAGCGGACATGGAAAGTCCTTTCGATTTGGGACATGCAGATCCATGCCCTTGGCCGACGCTATGCCTATCATGCGCTTCCCGAACGAAGGCAATCTGTCTGGCCGCGACTCGTGGATGTCGCGATACTTCATTATTTTTGAGCTGCGTCGGAGAAATTGGCGGTCTTGGAAAAGCGAAATATTTTTTCGCTTCCAACCCAAGGAATGTCATCGGAGAAACGTCTCAATCCCGAAATAGCATCTTGCTTAAAAGTTGGGGGTAGGTGCGCATTGGATGCGGAGCTCATTGAACGGGCGCAGCGCGGCGATCGGGAGGCCTTCGGGCAACTGATCTCGCGCCACTATGATTTCGTCCATGCGACGGCATGGCGATGGTCGGGCAGTTCCACCGACGCGGACGACATTGCCCAGGAGGTCTGCGTCAAGCTCGGCGCGGCGATCCGCAACTTTCGTGGCGCCAGCCGCTTCAGGACGTGGCTCTACACGCTAACGCTCAACGCCGCCCGTGACCATCGGCGCAAGCTGGCGCGAGAGGAACAGACATTCCGCGATTACGCCGCCGAACCGCAGCCGGATGCGCCGGCCGGACAGGACGACGAGCTGTCCAGCGAATTGTGGGCGGCCGTGCGCGCCTTGCCGGAAAGGCAATGCGACGCCGTGCTGCTCGTCTATGGCGAAGGCCTCAGCCATTCCGCCGCCGCCGAAGTCATGGGCTGCGCGGAGACGACCGTGTCCTGGCAAGTCCATGAGGCGCGCAAGAGGCTGAAGGCCATGCTCGGCAAGGAAGAGGTATGACCGTGGACAAGGAACTCGAAAAGCTCTCCCGCCTGACACCGCCGGCACCCGATCCGGAGGCACGTGCGCGCGCGCTTGCCGCGGCGATGCAGGCCTTCGACGCCGCAGGAAATAATACAACAGCGCCCCAAGGAAATGCGAAAGGCTGGCGTCCAAGCTCCATCATCAACTGGATATGGAGCCCTGCCATGAACAAGAAATTCCTCGCCGGTTCAGCCCTTGCGACGCTGCTTGTCGTCCCCGCCGCCAGTTATCTGACGTTCGAGCTGGCCCGCAACGGAAAGCCGACCGTCGGTCAGGAGGAGATTGCGGCCAGCCGTTCGAAAAACGACGCGCCGAAACCAATCGCCGAACCGGTGCCCCAGGCGGGTGGACCGGTTACAGTCGCGCCTCCAGTTCCGCAGACAAGGCCAGAAATAAGCGAGCCTGTCGAGAAACCTGCTGCCGATAGCGCGCAGGTGTTGCAGGACAACGAGCAGCGTGCGCCGGCGCGGTCGGCTGAGTCGCTTTTATCGGATTTCAGCTCCGATGAGATATCCGCTCTCCTGAACAAATCGGACGGGTCCGACAGAGGGGCCAAACGCGCTGCACCGACCGCTCCCGGTATGGTGGCTCAAGGGCAGCTGTTGGTCGAACCGATGGCTGTCGCCCCCTCGCCTGTTCCGCCAGCAGATGGGCATGCGCAGATTCAGCTCGATCCTGATCGCGAGCGCTTTGCCAATGCCGCGGCAAATCCGGTCAAGAGCGTGGCGACCGATCCGGTCTCGACCTTCTCCGCCGATGTCGACAGCGCCTCCTATTCTTTCGTCCGCCGGTCGCTGACCGGCGGCGCGATGCCCGACCCGCAATCGGTTCGCGTCGAGGAGATGATCAATTATTTCCCCTATGACTGGCCGGGTCCTGACAATGCCGAGCAGCCGTTCAAGGCGACGGTGACTGTCATGCCGACCCCGTGGAATCACGACACGGAACTGATGCATGTGGCGATCAAGGGCTATGACATCGCGCCGGCGACCGCGCCGCGTGCCAATCTGGTCTTCCTGATCGACGTCTCGGGTTCGATGGACGAGCCGGACAAGCTGCCGCTTCTGAAGAGCGCCTTCCGGCTGCTGGTCAACAGGCTGAAACCCGACGATACCGTCTCGATCGTCACCTATGCGGGCAATGCCGGCACGGTGCTGGAACCGACGCGGGTGGCGGAGAGATCGAAGATCCTCTCGGCAATCGACAGGTTGGAGCCGGGCGGCTCGACCGGCGGTGCCGAGGGTATCCAGGCGGCCTATGACCTTGCCAACCGGGCCTTCGTCAAGGACGGCGTCAACCGGGTGATGCTGGCGACGGATGGCGACTTCAATGTCGGTCCGTCCAGCGACGAGGACTTGAAGCGGATCATCGAAGAGAAACGCAAGGACGGCATCTTTCTGACCGTTCTCGGCTTCGGACGGGGCAATCTCAATGATTCCCTGATGCAGACGCTGGCGCAGAACGGCAATGGCAGTGCTGCCTATATCGACACCCTGGCGGAGGCGCAGAAGACGCTGGTCGAAGAAGCGGGTTCGACGCTGTTTCCGATCGCCAAGGACGTCAAGTTCCAGGTCGAGTTCAACCCGGAACGGATCGCCGAATACCGGCTGATCGGCTACGAGACCCGCGCCCTTAAACGCGAGGATTTCAACAATGACCGTGTCGACGCCGGCGATATTGGCTCCGGCCACAGCGTCACGGCAATCTACGAGATAACGCCCAAGGGAAGCCCAGCGGTGATGAACGACGATCTGCGTTACGGCGCGGCAGGGAGGGCGCCGACCACGACGTCTGGCAATTCGCACCAAGGTGAGATCGCCTTCGTCAAGATGCGCTACAAGCGGCCGGGCGAGGATAAGAGCGCCCTCATCACCACGCCGGTCGGCGACGGCAATGCAGTCGCCAGCGTCGATGCCGCGCCGCAGGATGTCCGCTTCTCGGTGGCGGTTGCCGCCTTCGGGCAAAAACT from Rhizobium lentis encodes the following:
- a CDS encoding VWA domain-containing protein, yielding MTVDKELEKLSRLTPPAPDPEARARALAAAMQAFDAAGNNTTAPQGNAKGWRPSSIINWIWSPAMNKKFLAGSALATLLVVPAASYLTFELARNGKPTVGQEEIAASRSKNDAPKPIAEPVPQAGGPVTVAPPVPQTRPEISEPVEKPAADSAQVLQDNEQRAPARSAESLLSDFSSDEISALLNKSDGSDRGAKRAAPTAPGMVAQGQLLVEPMAVAPSPVPPADGHAQIQLDPDRERFANAAANPVKSVATDPVSTFSADVDSASYSFVRRSLTGGAMPDPQSVRVEEMINYFPYDWPGPDNAEQPFKATVTVMPTPWNHDTELMHVAIKGYDIAPATAPRANLVFLIDVSGSMDEPDKLPLLKSAFRLLVNRLKPDDTVSIVTYAGNAGTVLEPTRVAERSKILSAIDRLEPGGSTGGAEGIQAAYDLANRAFVKDGVNRVMLATDGDFNVGPSSDEDLKRIIEEKRKDGIFLTVLGFGRGNLNDSLMQTLAQNGNGSAAYIDTLAEAQKTLVEEAGSTLFPIAKDVKFQVEFNPERIAEYRLIGYETRALKREDFNNDRVDAGDIGSGHSVTAIYEITPKGSPAVMNDDLRYGAAGRAPTTTSGNSHQGEIAFVKMRYKRPGEDKSALITTPVGDGNAVASVDAAPQDVRFSVAVAAFGQKLSRVPALDTYSYQAVADLATASRGADPFGYRSDFLGLIRLADGLSQR
- a CDS encoding CocE/NonD family hydrolase, whose protein sequence is MVSRGFTTIENEWITLKDGTRLAARIWMPDGTEQDPVPAVFEFLPYRKRDGTSPRDESTYPVFAAAGIAGVRVDIRGSGESDGVIDGEYTERELADACELIAWIAAQPWSNGSVGMMGISWGGFNSLQVAALRPPALKAVISIASTVDRYNDDIHYKNGCHLSAQLSWAATMLGYQSRPPDPALAGERWKEMWLERLAGEPFFMEAWLAHQRRDDFWRHGSISEDFSNVEIPALVIAGWADGYRNTPLMAVEGLGEKAKALIGPWVHKYPHFAWPKPRADFHGEAIAWWNKWLRGEDNGSNDLPQVRAYILDAIRPAPRRDSDPGFWIGKDAWSPPRMQCFYVEQFGKLTEGMPIPHAPEHAVYLHSPLDTGTASGEYFTLKPDAEMAGDQRGDDAGSLVFETMPLAGDCDCLGRPVLTLALRARATGGNLCARLVDVHPDGTAMRVAFGVVNLTHRDGNADPKPLSPGEKVSIRLVLDGCGYRFRKGHRIRLSLSTAYWPVILPPPDDQGLEVDIASLGLGLPLLGEHSRIDIKEPANPDPLPQYIEHVGAATKRQVVRDLSENRTDYRIHEDTGLYEHPETGLSTRQLREEVWSISPDDPLSMTGTSTWTCDMHRPGWFVRTVATARMACTETDWVVSAVVTAFEDDVQIFEKIFAEKRIARDLM
- a CDS encoding alpha/beta hydrolase, whose product is MSAPSPAPTEKGILQFLEICDSFYPADAVGASVEQQRNWYDALCARFDRPMPPDMIFADGMVQRIPIRRYRPRKINTRTVLLYLHGGGFVVGSLESHHAICAEIADSAGAELVSVDYRLAPEYRWPAQTDDGFAVLKHLLSANNKVVVIGDSAGGNLAAGLALRARDEGLPGVVGQVLIYPALGGDLAAGSYVEMAAAPGLTTADVAYYREMLQAPAGAEIAEPLNASSLAGLPPTYITVAHFDPLRDDGRQYAARLAAEGVEVSFREEPQMVHAWLRARHMSEGARDGFHAVCEAVRHFAAP
- a CDS encoding RNA polymerase sigma factor, which gives rise to MDAELIERAQRGDREAFGQLISRHYDFVHATAWRWSGSSTDADDIAQEVCVKLGAAIRNFRGASRFRTWLYTLTLNAARDHRRKLAREEQTFRDYAAEPQPDAPAGQDDELSSELWAAVRALPERQCDAVLLVYGEGLSHSAAAEVMGCAETTVSWQVHEARKRLKAMLGKEEV